Proteins found in one bacterium genomic segment:
- a CDS encoding division/cell wall cluster transcriptional repressor MraZ — MFYGKYRHKIDSKGRVALPARLRTAGKGLGYTEFVLTRGIGGCIALFPANKFEEFINNFDASELSFEESLAFYREFASWAHFVAIDNQGRILLPSVLKEEAGIKDDVLILGVVDWIEIWNPDRYSAYTKSQKVDYDSGAMKFFGSLIRGRRAKTGGENPQERIS; from the coding sequence ATGTTTTATGGAAAGTACAGACATAAAATCGATAGTAAAGGGCGAGTTGCTCTTCCAGCAAGGCTAAGAACTGCTGGTAAGGGCTTGGGGTATACGGAGTTCGTTTTGACGAGAGGCATAGGCGGCTGCATAGCACTTTTTCCCGCCAACAAATTTGAAGAGTTCATAAATAATTTCGATGCTTCCGAGCTTTCTTTCGAGGAAAGCCTTGCATTTTACCGTGAATTCGCCTCATGGGCACACTTTGTCGCAATAGATAACCAGGGAAGAATCCTTTTACCAAGTGTCCTTAAGGAAGAAGCCGGTATAAAAGATGATGTGTTGATTTTAGGGGTAGTGGATTGGATAGAAATATGGAATCCAGATAGATATTCAGCGTATACCAAGTCCCAGAAGGTCGATTATGATTCTGGGGCTATGAAGTTCTTTGGGTCTCTTATCCGTGGAAGGCGTGCCAAAACGGGAGGCGAAAATCCACAAGAGCGTATTAGTTGA
- a CDS encoding cell division protein FtsL has translation MLNGRQVDQGKYIIYFILLFLAFVYCLVLVWQRSVIVPLSSEIAKLEEQREALRTYNIQLLTKVSALKSRSRIEMMAKSGCRLDYTPPEKLVIVEIEYNNPEYISSGNSIFAKIINFFGGGKSQSKSKRLVFSRQHEKPKL, from the coding sequence ATGCTTAATGGTAGGCAAGTCGACCAGGGTAAATACATTATATATTTTATACTATTATTCCTTGCCTTTGTGTACTGTCTGGTTTTGGTTTGGCAGAGAAGCGTCATAGTTCCTTTATCAAGCGAGATAGCCAAGCTTGAAGAACAAAGAGAAGCGCTGAGAACCTACAATATACAGTTGTTAACCAAAGTTTCCGCTCTCAAATCCCGAAGCAGAATCGAGATGATGGCCAAATCGGGCTGTAGACTCGATTATACTCCTCCAGAAAAGCTCGTTATAGTTGAGATAGAATATAACAATCCTGAATATATATCAAGTGGAAATAGTATATTTGCTAAAATAATCAATTTCTTCGGGGGCGGCAAAAGTCAGTCTAAAAGCAAGAGATTGGTGTTTTCTCGTCAGCATGAGAAACCGAAACTTTAA
- the rsmH gene encoding 16S rRNA (cytosine(1402)-N(4))-methyltransferase RsmH gives MLKYLCVREEGVYVDATVGDGGYSEAILSKTGGKSTVVGIDIDESAIKVATRRLARFGDSFVPVVGDYAQIEELVREEAGFDFVDGIVFDLGLRSELLAEPIRGFSMKLKGPLDMRYDMKSEKTAYKVINTYSLERLENVLRKFGDVKQARKIAKAIVQRRQHAPIEDTLSFSDVVKSAVPKTMWDEVVPKVFMAIRIEVNDELYKLNSALYGSLELLKPGGRLVVVTYHSGEDRVVKKFFVTESKDCICPPGVPVCRCGHVKQLEIITKKPIRPSAEEIEANPRARSARLRAAEKVRREYA, from the coding sequence ATGTTGAAATACTTGTGTGTTCGGGAGGAGGGCGTTTATGTCGATGCTACTGTGGGTGATGGCGGTTACTCTGAGGCGATTCTTAGCAAAACCGGTGGAAAGTCGACGGTCGTAGGTATCGATATCGACGAATCAGCCATTAAGGTAGCGACGAGAAGGCTTGCAAGATTTGGCGATAGCTTCGTCCCTGTCGTTGGCGACTACGCTCAGATTGAAGAGCTCGTTCGTGAGGAAGCAGGTTTTGATTTCGTTGACGGTATAGTTTTCGATTTGGGTTTAAGAAGTGAACTTTTGGCTGAACCCATAAGAGGTTTTTCGATGAAACTTAAAGGACCGCTCGACATGCGATACGATATGAAGAGTGAAAAGACTGCGTATAAAGTAATTAACACATATTCTCTTGAACGATTGGAGAATGTTTTGAGAAAATTCGGGGATGTCAAACAAGCACGAAAGATAGCTAAAGCCATAGTCCAAAGAAGGCAACATGCACCAATAGAGGATACATTGTCGTTTTCTGATGTTGTTAAAAGCGCTGTCCCGAAAACCATGTGGGATGAAGTAGTACCAAAAGTTTTTATGGCAATAAGGATAGAGGTTAATGATGAACTCTACAAACTAAATAGCGCGCTTTACGGCTCGCTTGAACTGCTTAAGCCCGGTGGAAGACTTGTCGTCGTTACATATCACTCTGGCGAGGATAGAGTTGTTAAGAAATTTTTCGTCACTGAGTCCAAGGATTGTATATGCCCGCCGGGAGTACCGGTTTGCAGGTGTGGTCATGTGAAGCAGTTGGAAATAATCACTAAAAAGCCCATAAGACCTTCCGCAGAAGAGATAGAAGCTAATCCTCGAGCTCGTTCTGCAAGGTTAAGAGCCGCTGAAAAAGTAAGGAGGGAGTATGCTTAA
- a CDS encoding PASTA domain-containing protein: MEVHRKINRLTTVIVFWLVVLVILVCRLAAIQIFKTRYYRELARKQHLISVNISAPRGNIYDRNGIPLAINNLFYELIADPSQIKDTNFVDSILTRLTGRERGFYYNKIRNSISRYYVYLERKVSPEIGRKIESLAIPGISVNPKYSRNYPHGKIGSTIIGCVDADGNGIEGLELYYNDYLKGTPAKKVLVHDALGNKYPVYGDLLKSAKPGKDIYTTLDIRLQEIVDKELEDAVLRNAADAGMAIFVNPKTGEILAVSSFPNYDPNHPGDFPDGYRRCRPITDEFEPGSVFKIVTFCCALAEGKLALDDTIDTGNGYLRINMRDVRDVHGYGLLRAPEILINSSNVGIVKIAKRLDKQTFYKYIKLFGFGTITNVDFPGEADGKLNSPSKWSIPTMATLPMGYEVRVTAIQLACAYSAIANHGRMNRPFLVSKAVSGDGNTEVIRQPLMVRQVIPEWVSDTVYNILRKVVTRGTARSANSPYVKIAGKTGTSKKHAYGTTKYKSHEYYSSFAGIAPFEDPKVVGVIVIDNPKAGKYYGGFVAAPVFRAIIEKAVSAGIVESPRSLKLAVSAYRNVKTAVPALRFMPAAQAKEVLRKRRLIPKIIGVGNVVISQVPKAYSEVEVGETVWVYLGEREGQTNKVILPDLRGLSIRDAMKKLTELGVKPIISGYGVVVEQEPAPFTEVKIGCECKVRGMSIVRNELNGKSSKNSGDFWEN; this comes from the coding sequence ATGGAAGTGCATAGAAAAATAAATCGGCTTACTACTGTTATAGTTTTTTGGCTTGTAGTATTGGTAATTCTCGTTTGCAGGCTTGCAGCTATACAAATTTTTAAAACGAGGTATTACCGTGAGTTAGCAAGAAAACAGCATCTTATATCTGTAAATATATCTGCTCCACGAGGAAATATATACGACAGAAACGGCATTCCTCTCGCCATAAATAACCTTTTTTACGAGCTTATAGCCGACCCTTCGCAAATTAAGGATACCAATTTTGTAGACTCAATCCTGACACGATTAACGGGGCGTGAGAGAGGATTCTATTACAATAAAATAAGGAACAGTATAAGCAGATACTATGTTTACCTCGAACGTAAAGTTTCTCCAGAGATAGGTCGAAAAATAGAAAGTTTAGCCATTCCGGGGATTAGTGTAAATCCAAAATATAGCCGAAATTATCCTCACGGAAAAATTGGCTCGACCATTATAGGTTGTGTCGATGCAGACGGGAATGGTATCGAGGGGCTTGAGCTTTACTACAATGATTATCTTAAAGGCACTCCAGCAAAAAAGGTTCTCGTTCACGATGCGCTGGGGAATAAATATCCCGTCTATGGCGATTTGTTAAAAAGTGCCAAACCGGGCAAGGATATATACACCACACTGGACATTAGGCTACAAGAGATAGTGGATAAGGAACTTGAAGATGCTGTTTTGCGGAATGCTGCCGATGCAGGTATGGCAATATTTGTTAATCCCAAAACTGGTGAGATATTAGCTGTATCCTCTTTTCCTAATTATGACCCCAATCACCCAGGCGATTTTCCTGATGGTTACAGGCGTTGTCGCCCAATAACCGATGAGTTTGAGCCTGGGTCAGTTTTTAAAATAGTCACATTTTGCTGCGCTTTAGCTGAGGGCAAGCTTGCACTCGATGATACAATTGATACTGGAAATGGATACCTGAGAATTAACATGCGTGATGTTAGGGATGTTCATGGCTATGGTTTACTCCGTGCACCGGAAATTCTTATAAATTCGAGCAATGTAGGCATAGTTAAAATCGCAAAAAGACTTGATAAACAAACCTTCTATAAATACATAAAACTTTTCGGCTTCGGAACTATAACCAATGTTGATTTTCCCGGCGAAGCGGATGGAAAGCTAAATAGTCCTTCAAAGTGGTCCATACCTACTATGGCGACTCTACCCATGGGTTATGAGGTTAGAGTAACTGCGATTCAGCTTGCGTGCGCATACTCAGCTATCGCGAATCATGGTAGAATGAATAGGCCATTTCTTGTTTCAAAAGCTGTTTCTGGTGATGGCAATACAGAGGTAATTCGTCAGCCGCTTATGGTCAGACAGGTAATACCAGAATGGGTTTCAGACACGGTTTATAATATATTGCGGAAAGTCGTTACTCGTGGAACCGCAAGATCAGCAAATTCACCTTATGTAAAGATCGCCGGCAAAACTGGGACGAGCAAGAAACATGCGTATGGCACCACTAAATATAAAAGCCATGAGTACTATTCCTCGTTCGCTGGCATTGCGCCTTTTGAGGACCCTAAAGTAGTGGGTGTTATAGTTATTGACAATCCCAAAGCAGGAAAATATTATGGTGGTTTTGTAGCGGCTCCTGTGTTCAGAGCCATAATCGAGAAAGCCGTCAGCGCTGGAATAGTTGAATCTCCTCGTTCGTTGAAATTAGCTGTTAGTGCCTACCGTAATGTGAAAACTGCTGTTCCCGCTTTGAGGTTTATGCCCGCAGCTCAAGCTAAGGAAGTTCTGAGAAAAAGGCGATTAATTCCGAAAATTATAGGTGTTGGTAATGTGGTTATATCTCAGGTTCCTAAAGCTTACTCGGAAGTTGAGGTTGGCGAAACAGTCTGGGTTTATCTGGGCGAAAGAGAAGGCCAAACTAATAAAGTAATCCTGCCAGATCTAAGAGGTCTAAGCATAAGGGATGCGATGAAAAAGCTTACTGAGCTTGGAGTTAAACCAATTATCAGCGGTTACGGTGTTGTCGTGGAGCAAGAGCCGGCACCGTTCACTGAGGTAAAAATCGGCTGTGAATGCAAAGTCAGAGGAATGTCCATAGTAAGAAACGAGCTAAATGGGAAAAGTAGTAAAAATAGCGGAGATTTTTGGGAAAATTAA